Below is a window of Streptomyces sp. ITFR-16 DNA.
CCGACTGGCCCGTCCACCCCGACCAGGTGCCCGGCCGGGACACCGACCCGCTCTGGGGAAGGCTGGCGCGCTTCTTCGGGCTGCGCACCCGGGTGTTCGACGACTTCCTGCTGGAGTGTGCGGCAGCCGGCGCCCACCAGATCGTCATCCTGGGCGCGGGACTGGACTCCCGCGCCTACCGGCTGCCGTGGCCGCCGGGCCGCACGGTCTTCGAGATCGACCAGGAAGGGGTCCTCGCCTTCAAGCAGGCGGTCCTCGACTCCCTGGACGCGGAGCCGAAGGCCGTACGCCGCCCGATCGCCGTGGACATGCGGCTCGACTGGATCGGGCCCCTGACCGCGGCGGGCTTCGATCCGGCTCGGCCGACGGTCTGGCTGGCCGAGGGGCTGGTGCCGTACCTGCCCCCCGACGCGGAGCGGAATCTCATCGCCACCATCGCCGCGCACAGCGTCGCGGGAAGCGCCCTGTGCTACGAGGTGAAGGAGGGCCTGAAGCCTGCCGGGGAGTTCGGCTACCCCCTCCACACCGTGGTACGTGAGCGGATCGGCGTCGACCTGTCGGCCCTGTTCAACGCGGAGCCCCGGCCGGACTCCGCTGCGGACCTGGCCGCGCGCGGGTGGACCACGACCGTCCGCACGCCCTTCGACTTCACCCGGCAGCACGGCCGCGGCCCCCTCCCGGAGAAGGACGACACGCTCGCCGCCAACCGGTGGGTCTTCGCCTCCACGCCATAGGGACCGGGGCGGGGAGGGCGGGGCGGCACAACCAGGCCGCCCCCCCCCGGGGCGGACGTCCCCGGCCGCTCACGTGTGTCGGGACGGGGCGCCGGGGAGCGGGCC
It encodes the following:
- a CDS encoding class I SAM-dependent methyltransferase, giving the protein MSAHHMVGGSMVEAIGKRTGVDEGVGRTALMVAAARAIECGRPDALARDTYAEHFVRAARAAADWPVHPDQVPGRDTDPLWGRLARFFGLRTRVFDDFLLECAAAGAHQIVILGAGLDSRAYRLPWPPGRTVFEIDQEGVLAFKQAVLDSLDAEPKAVRRPIAVDMRLDWIGPLTAAGFDPARPTVWLAEGLVPYLPPDAERNLIATIAAHSVAGSALCYEVKEGLKPAGEFGYPLHTVVRERIGVDLSALFNAEPRPDSAADLAARGWTTTVRTPFDFTRQHGRGPLPEKDDTLAANRWVFASTP